A portion of the Eulemur rufifrons isolate Redbay chromosome 30, OSU_ERuf_1, whole genome shotgun sequence genome contains these proteins:
- the LOC138379042 gene encoding LOW QUALITY PROTEIN: melanoma-associated antigen B2-like (The sequence of the model RefSeq protein was modified relative to this genomic sequence to represent the inferred CDS: substituted 1 base at 1 genomic stop codon), with translation MPLGQKSKLRTREKCRKARGETQGLSDAQATAAEKGESPSTSSPVWGNTALSSPAAGSSQKPQRALPSTTAAAGASCTRYDRSAKSQGQENAGSSEASSSTESSQRDPLTKRLGMLVQFLLLKYKLKEPVPVAEMLRVVNKRYREHFPGIVKKASEFLELDLVFGLDLKKINPNGHSYTLVSKLDLANNGTLTNIWGFPRNGLLMSLLGVIFLSGNYATEEEKWEFLNILGIYDGETHFIFGEPHKLITQDLVQEKYLEXQQVPNSDPPRYLFLWGPRAHAETSKMKVLEFLAKINDTIPSAFPSQYEEVLRDEEERTQVGRFKPAEGVIPNSVNNAARTLRKDLGITDSRAVGSHSAPSLLSALRDLGPDVAHFHFRFESEDLFERQYCVSG, from the exons ATGCCTCTCGGTCAGAAGAGTAAGCTCCGTACCCGTGAGAAATGCCGCAAGGCCCGAGGTGAGACCCAGGGTCTCAGTGATGCTCAGGCCACTGCAGCAGAGAAAGGAGAGTCACCTTCCACTTCCTCTCCTGTTTGGGGGAATACTGCCCTGAGCTCTCCTGCTGCTGGCAGTTCCCAGAAGCCTCAGAGAGCTCTACcctccaccactgctgctgcaGGTGCTTCATGCACAAGATATGATAGAAGTGCCAAGAGCCAAGGTCAGGAAAATGCAGGTTCCTCTGAGGCCTCATCCTCCACTGAGAGTTCACAAAGAGATCCTCTAACCAAGAGACTAGGAATGTTGGTGCAGTTCCTTCTGCTCAAGTATAAATTAAAAGAGCCCGTTCCAGTGGCAGAAATGCTGAGGGTTGTCAACAAAAGGTACAGGGAGCACTTCCCAGGGATCGTAAAGAAAGCCTCTGAGTTCCTGGAGctg gatttggTTTTTGGTCTTGATCTGAAGAAAATCAACCCCAATGGTCACTCCTACACCCTTGTGAGCAAGCTAGACCTCGCCAACAATGGAACCCTGACCAATATCTGGGGCTTTCCCAGGAACGGGCTTTTGATGTCTCTCCTGGGTGTGATCTTCTTAAGTGGCAACTACGCCACTGAGGAAGAGAAATGGGAATTCCTGAATATTTTGGGGATCTATGATGGAGAGACGCACTTCATCTTTGGGGAGCCCCATAAGCTCATCACCCAAGATCTGGTGCAGGAAAAGTATCTGGAGTAACAGCAGGTGCCCAACAGTGATCCTCCACGCTATCTATTCCTGTGGGGTCCCAGAGCCCATGCTGAAACCAGCAAAATGAAAGTCCTAGAGTTTTTGGCCAAGATCAATGATACCATCCCCAGTGCCTTCCCATCCCAGTATGAGGAGGTTTTgagagatgaggaagagagaaCCCAA GTTGGCAGATTCAAGCCAGCAGAGGGAGTAATCCCAAACTCTGTCAACAACGCGGCGAGGACCCTGAGGAAGGACCTAGGAATCACGGACTCCAGAGCAGTGGGATCCCACAGTGCCCCGTCTCTGCTGTCTGCCCTCAGAGACCTCGGACCAGACGTGGCTCATTTTCACTTCCGCTTTGAAAGTGAGGACCTGTTTGAAAGGCAGTATTGCGTCAGTGGCTGA
- the LOC138378077 gene encoding melanoma-associated antigen B3-like produces MPRGQKSKLRAREKRHKAQGENAGLRDAQATATKQKKSPSSSSSHLGVTTRGKSAARSRSTPKRPRGALSTTVSVRVSHPRACKGANVKVEKKQRSSQAPSSTTQSPRDSLTKTTGMLVQFLMQMYKMKRPIMKADMLKIVSKKYRKRFLEILRRASFSMEMVFGVDLKAIDSAKHSYALVSKMGLPNNGAVSRGRGVSKTGLLMNLLGVIFMKGNCATEEEIWEFLNKMRVYAGQRHFIFGEPRKLITQDLVKLKYLEYRQVAKSDPARYEFLWGPRAHAETTKMRVLEFWAKINHTVPSAFQPRYEEALRDEEERAQAS; encoded by the coding sequence ATGCCTCGGGGTCAGAAGAGTAAGCTCCGTGCCCGTGAGAAACGCCACAAGGCTCAAGGTGAGAACGCGGGTCTCCGGGATGCTCAGGCCACTGCAACCAAGCAGAAAAAATCCCCTTCCTCATCCTCTTCTCATTTGGGGGTTACTACCCGGGGAAAGTCTGCTGCTAGGTCACGTAGCACTCCCAAGAGGCCCCGGGGAGCCCTATCCACCACTGTGTCTGTACGTGTTTCTCACCCAAGAGCATGCAAAGGAGCCAATGTCAAAgttgagaaaaagcaaagatcCTCACAGGCCCCATCCTCCACTACGCAGTCTCCAAGAGACTCTCTAACCAAGACGACCGGTATGTTGGTGCAGTTCCTGATGCAAATGTACAAAATGAAAAGGCCTATTATGAAAGCAGATATGCTGAAGATTGTCAGTAAAAAGTACAGGAAACGCTTCCTTGAGATCCTAAGAAGAGCTTCTTTCAGCATGGAGATGGTATTTGGTGTTGATCTAAAGGCAATTGATTCTGCCAAGCACTCTTATGCCCTTGTGAGCAAAATGGGCCTCCCCAACAATGGGGCGGTGAGTCGTGGTCGGGGGGTTTCCAAGACCGGTCTCCTGATGAATCTGCTGGGTGTGATCTTCATGAAGGGCAACTGCGCCACTGAGGAGGAGATCTGGGAATTTCTGAATAAGATGAGGGTATATGCTGGGCAGAGACATTTCATATTTGGGGAGCCCAGGAAACTCATCACCCAAGATTTGGTGAAGCTTAAATACCTAGAGTATCGGCAGGTGGCCAAGAGTGATCCTGCACGCTACGAATTTCTGTGGGGTCCAAGAGCCCATGCTGAAACAACCAAGATGAGAGTCCTGGAGTTTTGGGCCAAGATCAATCACACAGTCCCCAGTGCCTTCCAGCCCCGGTATGAAGAAGCATTgagagatgaggaagagagaGCACAAGCCAGTTAG
- the LOC138378076 gene encoding melanoma-associated antigen B3-like codes for MPRGQKSKLRAREKRHKAQGENPGLRDAQATATKQKKFPSSSSSHLGVTTRGKSAARSRSTPKRPRGTLSTTVSVRVSHPRACKGANVKVEKKQRSSQAPSSTTQSPRDSLTKTTGMLVQFLMQMYKMKRPIMKADMLKIVSKKYRKRFLEILRRASFSMEMVFGVDLKAIDSAKHSYALVSKMGLPNNGAVSRGRGVSKTGLLMNLLGVIFMKGNCATEEEIWEFLNKMRVYAGQRHFIFGEPRKLITQDLVKLKYLEYRQVAKSDPARYEFLWGPRAHAETTKMRVLEFWAKINHTVPSAFQPRYEEALRDEEERAQAS; via the coding sequence ATGCCTCGGGGTCAGAAGAGTAAGCTCCGTGCCCGTGAGAAACGCCACAAGGCTCAAGGTGAGAACCCGGGTCTCCGGGATGCTCAGGCCACTGCAACCAAGCAGAAAAAATTCCCTTCCTCATCCTCTTCTCATTTGGGGGTTACTACCCGGGGAAAGTCTGCTGCTAGGTCACGTAGCACTCCCAAGAGGCCCCGGGGAACCCTATCCACCACTGTGTCTGTACGTGTTTCTCACCCAAGAGCATGCAAAGGAGCCAATGTCAAAgttgagaaaaagcaaagatcCTCACAGGCCCCATCCTCCACTACGCAGTCTCCAAGAGACTCTCTAACCAAGACGACCGGTATGTTGGTGCAGTTCCTGATGCAAATGTACAAAATGAAAAGGCCTATTATGAAAGCAGATATGCTGAAGATTGTCAGTAAAAAGTACAGGAAACGCTTCCTTGAGATCCTAAGAAGAGCTTCTTTCAGCATGGAGATGGTATTTGGTGTTGATCTAAAGGCAATTGATTCTGCCAAGCACTCTTATGCCCTTGTGAGCAAAATGGGCCTCCCCAACAATGGGGCGGTGAGTCGTGGTCGGGGGGTTTCCAAGACCGGTCTCCTGATGAATCTGCTGGGTGTGATCTTCATGAAGGGCAACTGCGCCACTGAGGAGGAGATCTGGGAATTTCTGAATAAGATGAGGGTATATGCTGGGCAGAGACATTTCATATTTGGGGAGCCCAGGAAACTCATCACCCAAGATTTGGTGAAGCTTAAATACCTGGAGTATCGGCAGGTGGCCAAGAGTGATCCTGCACGCTACGAATTTCTGTGGGGTCCAAGAGCCCATGCTGAAACAACCAAGATGAGAGTCCTGGAGTTTTGGGCCAAGATCAATCACACAGTCCCCAGTGCCTTCCAGCCCCGGTATGAAGAAGCATTgagagatgaggaagagagaGCACAAGCCAGTTAG